A genome region from Pan troglodytes isolate AG18354 chromosome 3, NHGRI_mPanTro3-v2.0_pri, whole genome shotgun sequence includes the following:
- the IBSP gene encoding bone sialoprotein 2: MKTALILLSILGMACAFSMKNLHRRVKIEDSEENGVFKYRPRYYLYKHAYFYPHLKRFPVQGSSDSSEENGDDSSEEEEEEEETSNEGENNEESNEDEDSEAENTTLSATTLGYGEDTTPGTGYTRLAAIHLPKKAGDITNKATKEKESDEEEEEEEEENENEESEAEVDENEQGINGTSTNSTEAENGNGSSGGDNGEEGEEESVTGANAEGTTETGGQGKGSSKTTTSPNGGFEPTTPPQVYRTTSPPFGKTTTVEYEGEYEYTGANEYDNGYEIYESENGEPRGDNYRAYEDEYSYFKGQGYDGYDGQNYYHHQ; the protein is encoded by the exons ATGAAGACTGCTTTAATTTTGCTCAGCATTTTGGGAATGGCCTGTGctttctca ATGAAAAATTTGCATCGAAGAGTCAAAATAGAGGATTCTGAAGAAAATGGG GTCTTTAAGTACAGGCCACGATATTATCTTTACAAGCATGCCTACTTTTATCCTCATTTAAAACGATTTCCAGTTCAG ggCAGTAGTGACTCATCCGaagaaaatggagatgatagttcagaagaggaggaggaagaagag GAGACTtcaaatgaaggagaaaacaatGAAGAATCGAATGAAGATGAAGACTCTGAGGCTGAGAACACCACACTTTCTGCTACAACACTGGGCTATGGAGAGGACACCACGCCTGGCACAGGGTATACACGGTTAGCTGCAATCCACCTTCCTAAGAAG GCTGGGGATATAACAAACAAAGCTacaaaagagaaggaaagtgatgaagaagaggaggaggaagaggaagaaaatgaaaacgaAGAAAGCGAAGCAGAAGTGGATGAAAACGAACAAGGCATAAACGGCACCAGTACCAACAGCACAGAGGCAGAAAACGGCAACGGCAGCAGCGGAGGAGACAATggagaagaaggggaagaagaaagtGTCACTGGAGCCAATGCAGAAGGCACCACAGAGACCGGAGGGCAGGGCAAGGGCAGCTCGAAAACAACAACCTCTCCAAATGGTGGGTTTGAACCTACAACCCCACCACAAGTCTATAGAACCACTTCCCCACCTTTTGGGAAAACCACCACCGTTGAATACGAGGGGGAGTACGAATACACGGGCGCCAATGAATACGACAATGGATATGAAATCTATGAAAGTGAGAACGGGGAACCTCGTGGGGACAATTACCGAGCCTATGAAGATGAGTACAGCTACTTTAAAGGACAAGGCTACGACGGCTATGATGGTCAGAATTACTACCACCACCAGTGA